The following proteins are co-located in the Dyadobacter chenwenxiniae genome:
- a CDS encoding uracil-DNA glycosylase family protein — MTAETLNIQLLELYQTYTQSIYSQTWDDNVSAPLLMHVFDEYCVMENKILFVGQETHSWGQMNLKPSPEELLNKYRDFNLGKSADYGDGKPFRYLRSPFWNFNRNLFFQGNWRNSEVTNKTNGFLWTNISKFDCNSTTPSHELQDRNKAGFELLKAEISILKPDVVVFLTGSKYDHRIDEVFKPTRETILPDGYLYRLSTSDGSLPPRTFQTKHPRTLLGSRRNKMPNRYQEVLGEVVECGFSI, encoded by the coding sequence ATGACCGCCGAAACCCTCAACATTCAACTCCTCGAACTCTACCAAACATACACCCAATCCATCTACTCCCAAACCTGGGATGACAATGTCTCCGCACCATTGCTAATGCACGTTTTTGACGAGTATTGTGTGATGGAAAATAAGATTCTTTTCGTCGGACAGGAGACCCATAGCTGGGGACAGATGAACTTAAAACCAAGTCCCGAAGAGCTACTAAACAAATACCGTGATTTCAATCTCGGCAAGTCGGCCGACTATGGCGACGGAAAGCCGTTTCGTTATTTGCGTAGTCCGTTCTGGAATTTTAATCGCAATCTCTTCTTTCAGGGGAATTGGCGTAACAGTGAGGTAACTAACAAAACGAATGGATTTCTTTGGACCAATATATCCAAGTTCGATTGCAACAGTACTACGCCGTCACACGAGCTGCAAGATCGCAACAAGGCAGGTTTTGAATTGCTGAAAGCTGAAATTTCCATATTAAAACCAGATGTGGTGGTTTTCCTCACCGGTTCCAAATACGACCATCGCATCGATGAGGTGTTCAAGCCTACGCGCGAAACCATTTTGCCCGACGGATATTTATATCGACTTTCCACCAGCGACGGTTCTCTGCCGCCCCGCACTTTCCAAACCAAACATCCCAGAACATTACTAGGCTCCCGCCGGAATAAAATGCCGAATCGGTATCAGGAGGTTTTGGGGGAGGTTGTTGAATGTGGGTTTTCAATTTAA
- a CDS encoding ApeA N-terminal domain 1-containing protein, translated as MKQILPKITMMTKFPVKGYWFLPNHEENRIAGILNVEGDRFRLELFGSLNGNSHDEYLSSLEKEQSKNTPAIFGRGANGEGYSLLNCIPGASSLNLNSEFPLTSFIVGDIVAGCFLEDPNEAIFKKIRVQYSHLQEWLGFTGITRTSVDESGFSLEYKYPEPIAIAIDDQYKFTLNYKYDYQGKDQYRREINQDVFVDIESQISVSYLELSKQISLFCDFLSLATLSEVKVAAIKLFWNMKGEHEHNRPITLDVFLEPPLSYTPTVKHFSKFLFSFNQVDHLVKKLLENWLHMDGDLWPIRRYLIENIKPNNVFAVNNFLNIVQSLEGFHRRFRYAKQKGLSDRLLCLHDEFCHLSVISSAFVNKTEIFKQVVDSRHYYSHFYKKDSDDILDGKELYYVTKKIKLLLVACFLNQIGFDNDIIEVALTKV; from the coding sequence ATGAAGCAAATCCTCCCAAAAATAACTATGATGACAAAATTTCCGGTTAAAGGATATTGGTTCTTGCCCAATCATGAAGAAAACAGAATTGCGGGCATTTTAAATGTTGAAGGAGATCGATTCCGGCTTGAGTTATTTGGCTCATTGAACGGGAATTCGCATGACGAATATCTCAGTTCGCTCGAAAAGGAACAATCGAAAAATACGCCCGCAATTTTTGGACGGGGGGCTAACGGTGAAGGATATTCTTTACTAAACTGTATACCCGGTGCATCCAGTCTTAATTTGAATTCAGAGTTCCCATTGACCTCCTTCATCGTTGGTGACATTGTGGCGGGCTGTTTCCTCGAAGACCCAAACGAGGCCATCTTCAAAAAAATTCGTGTTCAATATTCACATTTGCAAGAATGGCTTGGCTTCACTGGTATAACTCGTACCTCCGTTGATGAATCAGGATTTAGTCTTGAATACAAATATCCTGAACCGATTGCAATTGCTATCGACGACCAATATAAGTTTACTCTCAACTATAAGTATGATTATCAAGGAAAAGATCAGTACAGACGGGAAATAAACCAGGACGTATTCGTAGATATTGAGAGCCAAATTTCCGTTTCCTATCTTGAGTTATCCAAGCAAATTTCACTATTCTGTGACTTTCTATCTCTTGCTACGCTTTCAGAAGTGAAGGTTGCAGCCATTAAGTTATTTTGGAACATGAAGGGAGAACATGAACACAATCGGCCAATTACTTTGGATGTATTTCTAGAACCACCGTTATCTTACACGCCAACAGTAAAGCATTTTTCAAAATTCTTATTTTCATTCAACCAAGTAGATCATTTGGTGAAAAAGTTGCTTGAAAACTGGCTACATATGGATGGTGATCTTTGGCCGATTCGAAGATACCTTATTGAGAACATCAAGCCCAATAATGTATTTGCGGTGAACAACTTCCTGAACATTGTACAGTCCTTGGAGGGATTCCATCGCCGATTTAGATATGCGAAACAAAAAGGCCTTTCAGACAGACTCCTATGCTTACATGATGAATTCTGCCATCTCAGCGTGATTAGCTCGGCTTTTGTCAATAAGACGGAAATTTTCAAGCAGGTAGTAGACTCGAGACACTATTACTCTCATTTCTACAAAAAGGATAGCGATGACATTCTAGATGGAAAGGAGTTATATTACGTTACCAAAAAGATCAAACTGTTGCTTGTAGCATGCTTCTTAAACCAAATTGGTTTTGACAACGACATAATAGAAGTTGCCTTGACGAAGGTTTAG
- a CDS encoding ATP-binding protein codes for MRNRLEISSKGIKKILRNYNAQLSIAEYIWNGFDADATIVNLKYSIDAFENINEVRITDNGYGIDFEKLPVKFVPFYESEKAIEISSPKHHSATHGKNGVGRLTFFTFAHNARWTTAFETKNGLASGTVEIGVSGLHTYNAVQHNSPITSLSGTEVLFYNVFISKEVMENSVIPFLVSEFCWFLELNKAKGFRIIVNDADLDYINNILDYQETQTLIYEATGTVFTFKYVQWKETLHKELSKFYFLSSAGDEVYKDFTTLNKKGDEFYHSVYIQSDIFDNFDFGSSESSPQLSLLSKAKSSLEYKFLLFEITKYLREKRKPFLREYGAKLVQQYEQDGIMPIYRNEWEKIFKKSLLEETIIGLYEVQPKLFISLNTDQKKTFVRLLDLLLDSNERDNLLRIIDEVVDLDTEERNDFVELFKTTKLNRIVECIKLIEDRYKTYYHLRDLVFSADLKANEVNHLQKVIENHYWLFGEQYHLVTAAEPKFDEALRRYHYLLYKEDTDHKLDHPHKYKEMDIFMCRQNVQTNRIENIVVELKHPKIRLGLSQYGQVDKYLQTILNEPMFNAPNMSWEFYLIGNEFDNTGFIKKLIETNANHGIESLVHWSDKGRIKVYVKKWSQIFAEFEMKHKFLNDKLLLERTHLMINPENADNIIKMAALNSAVQPEEVNLPKLA; via the coding sequence GTGAGAAATAGACTAGAAATAAGCTCAAAGGGAATTAAAAAAATTCTTCGCAATTACAACGCACAACTGTCGATTGCCGAATATATATGGAATGGATTTGACGCAGATGCGACTATTGTAAATCTCAAGTATTCTATTGACGCCTTCGAAAATATAAATGAAGTCAGAATTACGGACAACGGATATGGCATTGACTTCGAAAAGCTCCCTGTCAAATTTGTGCCCTTTTATGAGTCTGAAAAGGCGATAGAAATATCCTCCCCAAAACATCATTCTGCAACGCATGGAAAGAATGGCGTGGGACGTCTCACATTCTTTACATTTGCCCACAACGCAAGATGGACAACGGCGTTCGAGACAAAGAACGGACTTGCAAGTGGGACAGTTGAAATTGGCGTATCCGGCTTGCATACATACAACGCAGTCCAACATAATTCTCCAATAACTAGTCTATCTGGAACTGAGGTTTTATTTTACAATGTGTTCATTTCCAAGGAAGTAATGGAGAATTCGGTGATTCCATTTTTAGTCTCCGAATTTTGCTGGTTTCTTGAATTGAACAAAGCAAAGGGGTTCAGGATTATTGTCAATGACGCTGATTTAGATTACATTAACAACATTCTCGACTACCAAGAAACACAAACACTAATCTATGAGGCTACGGGTACTGTATTCACGTTCAAGTATGTGCAGTGGAAAGAGACACTTCATAAAGAGCTTTCCAAGTTTTATTTTCTTTCCAGTGCTGGAGACGAGGTATATAAAGATTTTACAACACTAAATAAGAAAGGTGACGAGTTTTATCACAGCGTCTACATTCAAAGTGATATTTTTGACAACTTCGATTTCGGAAGTTCAGAATCATCACCTCAGCTAAGTTTGCTTAGCAAGGCAAAATCTTCACTTGAATACAAATTTTTGCTTTTTGAGATCACCAAATATTTACGTGAGAAGCGGAAGCCATTCCTCAGGGAATACGGTGCGAAACTGGTTCAACAATACGAGCAAGATGGAATAATGCCCATATATCGAAATGAATGGGAAAAAATCTTCAAAAAATCTTTGCTTGAAGAAACGATCATTGGACTCTATGAGGTGCAACCTAAACTCTTTATTAGTCTGAACACTGATCAGAAGAAAACATTTGTCAGATTACTGGATTTGCTGCTCGACTCAAATGAAAGGGATAATTTGCTGAGAATAATTGATGAAGTTGTGGATCTTGATACGGAGGAAAGGAACGACTTTGTGGAGTTATTCAAAACCACGAAGCTTAACAGAATTGTTGAATGCATTAAGCTAATTGAGGATCGATACAAAACATATTATCATCTAAGAGATTTGGTATTTAGCGCTGATCTCAAAGCAAACGAGGTCAATCATTTACAAAAGGTTATTGAAAATCATTATTGGCTTTTCGGAGAACAATATCACTTAGTCACAGCAGCCGAACCAAAGTTTGATGAAGCTTTAAGACGATATCACTATTTGTTATATAAAGAGGATACTGATCATAAGCTCGACCATCCTCATAAATACAAAGAAATGGACATATTTATGTGCAGACAAAATGTTCAGACAAATAGAATTGAAAATATTGTAGTTGAATTAAAACACCCGAAAATTAGGCTAGGACTGAGCCAGTATGGGCAAGTGGATAAGTATTTACAGACAATCCTAAATGAGCCAATGTTCAATGCGCCTAATATGTCTTGGGAATTCTATTTGATTGGAAACGAGTTTGACAATACAGGATTTATAAAAAAACTGATAGAGACGAATGCTAACCATGGAATTGAATCATTGGTGCATTGGTCTGATAAGGGACGTATTAAAGTTTATGTTAAGAAATGGAGCCAGATATTCGCCGAATTTGAGATGAAGCACAAGTTCTTAAATGACAAGCTCTTATTGGAGAGGACACATTTAATGATCAATCCTGAGAATGCTGATAATATTATAAAAATGGCTGCACTGAACTCAGCGGTTCAACCTGAGGAAGTGAATTTGCCCAAACTTGCGTAA
- a CDS encoding HEPN domain-containing protein: protein MKSTLAHLPKTKQDQLKALTQIILDKVPAEMIILFGSYARGDWVEDYQEKYEYVSDFDILIVTKDKNAAKQVKKSRELDKELMANEAITRTSIIYHSIGFVNDKIERNYYFFVDILKEGILLYDSGKFTLSEPKNLNVAQRVEKSTEEFEHWFEGACQFLETAYIQIEKTWYKIAAFQLHQATERYYAAILLVFTDYKPRIHDIDSRKSGRKTEHQLRDSFSKNDSRRRATIYSS, encoded by the coding sequence ATGAAATCCACACTCGCCCACCTCCCAAAAACCAAACAAGACCAACTAAAAGCGCTCACCCAAATAATTCTCGACAAAGTCCCAGCCGAAATGATCATCCTCTTCGGCAGCTACGCGCGGGGCGATTGGGTCGAAGACTACCAGGAAAAATACGAATATGTGAGCGATTTCGACATTCTGATTGTCACCAAAGACAAGAATGCCGCCAAGCAAGTCAAGAAATCGCGGGAGCTGGACAAGGAATTGATGGCCAATGAGGCGATCACCAGAACCAGCATCATCTACCACAGCATTGGTTTTGTGAACGACAAGATCGAGCGGAACTACTATTTTTTTGTAGATATTTTGAAGGAAGGAATTTTGCTTTATGATTCAGGAAAATTCACTTTGTCCGAGCCGAAAAATCTTAATGTGGCGCAACGGGTGGAAAAATCGACTGAGGAATTTGAACATTGGTTCGAAGGTGCTTGCCAGTTTTTGGAGACAGCATATATCCAGATTGAAAAAACCTGGTATAAAATAGCTGCCTTTCAACTTCACCAAGCCACTGAAAGATATTATGCTGCCATACTTCTCGTTTTCACTGATTACAAGCCAAGAATCCATGACATTGATTCTAGGAAATCAGGTCGAAAAACTGAACACCAACTTCGCGACAGTTTTTCCAAAAACGACAGCCGAAGAAGAGCGACTATTTATTCTTCTTAA
- a CDS encoding NAD(P)/FAD-dependent oxidoreductase, whose product MNALIIGAGPAGTSCAIQLLKAGIEVSILDKQHFPRSAPGETLHPGIEPLLKELDIWKEIEGFSFKRHPGIITEFRDSAKLDLYNQEGSWEGFQFPRDTFDQLLLDQAISLGAKFYSGSKITDVTLSSIGIATVFTNSGSFNASFFIDASGRNAVLPKKLGIRYKQQSTPLFVHFGYVESENTHSFSTPRMIWDADGWIWVSRISEKLISWNRLYPFNQKIAKNWLPECLQHLKPAGSHKAADVTWRIAENVSRSNYFLIGDAAFTFDPASSKGVLKAVMSGMMCGYLLGQLKLVKSDIKEIHAHYNTWMNDWFSNDLANMKNMYAEKGFPI is encoded by the coding sequence ATGAATGCATTGATCATTGGTGCCGGCCCCGCTGGTACTTCCTGCGCAATTCAACTTTTAAAGGCTGGTATTGAGGTTAGCATATTGGATAAGCAACATTTTCCAAGATCCGCTCCTGGTGAAACGTTGCATCCCGGTATTGAGCCACTGTTGAAAGAACTGGACATTTGGAAGGAAATCGAAGGGTTTTCCTTTAAGCGGCATCCCGGAATTATTACAGAATTCCGGGATTCGGCTAAGTTGGACTTGTACAATCAGGAAGGCAGTTGGGAAGGGTTTCAATTTCCCCGGGACACTTTCGATCAACTTTTGCTGGATCAGGCAATTAGTTTAGGTGCAAAATTCTATTCCGGCTCCAAAATAACCGATGTGACATTAAGCTCTATCGGCATTGCGACGGTGTTTACTAATTCCGGAAGCTTCAACGCAAGTTTTTTCATTGATGCATCGGGAAGAAATGCTGTATTGCCTAAAAAATTGGGTATCCGATATAAACAACAGTCAACCCCATTATTTGTCCATTTTGGTTATGTAGAATCGGAGAATACCCATTCATTTTCAACTCCCCGGATGATTTGGGATGCTGACGGCTGGATTTGGGTTTCGAGGATCTCGGAAAAGCTCATCAGTTGGAACCGACTTTATCCGTTTAACCAAAAAATTGCTAAAAACTGGCTGCCGGAATGCCTGCAACACCTCAAACCGGCCGGGTCGCACAAGGCTGCAGATGTTACCTGGCGGATAGCCGAAAACGTTTCCCGGAGTAACTACTTTTTAATCGGCGATGCCGCCTTCACATTTGACCCGGCATCCTCCAAAGGCGTTTTGAAAGCGGTCATGAGCGGTATGATGTGCGGCTATTTGCTGGGACAATTGAAGCTTGTAAAATCGGATATTAAAGAAATACATGCTCATTACAACACCTGGATGAATGACTGGTTTTCGAACGATCTGGCGAATATGAAAAACATGTACGCAGAGAAAGGATTTCCAATTTAA